One part of the Prochlorococcus marinus str. MIT 9313 genome encodes these proteins:
- a CDS encoding SulP family inorganic anion transporter, with protein MINRSEPSLIKQWLGNPPKDLLSGLVVAFAMIPEAIAFSGIAGVDPQVGLFGAFCLSVTIAIVGGRMGMITSATGSTALLMTGLVATGNAVGEGLGLAYLMAAGLLTGLLQILWGYLRLAYQMRFVPQGVLSGFVNALALLIFQAQLPQLGLNLHYGEAVVSDHATQILPTGGQIPLVWGLVILGLVIIYGLPRLTRLLPSQLVAIIVLTIISIGFGFDIPTVKDLGHLPTGLPSFTLPFGSLADGKVPFNLETFGLVLPTALAVSLVGLIETFLTQDIVDDLTDTTSNKNVEARGQGIANVVSSLFGGMAGCALVGQSVMNTENGGRSRLSTLFSGVSLLLMILVGRVWLEQIPMAALVAVMIAIAVSTADIRGLRQLKKIPRSDTAVMLMTFAVTMLTTPHNLALGVLAGVALAGILFSRKVAKVIRVSVIQVNPDELRYEVSGQLFFVSKVYFLQGFDIHKHPAKVTIDMSRAHIWDQSGVAALDQVIRKLRLGGSEVEVVGLNKESLDLFERIGGNQEPAHI; from the coding sequence ATGATTAACCGGTCAGAACCATCGTTGATCAAACAGTGGTTAGGCAACCCTCCAAAAGATCTCCTCTCTGGGCTGGTGGTTGCCTTCGCAATGATCCCAGAGGCGATTGCCTTTTCAGGCATCGCTGGTGTTGATCCGCAAGTGGGCCTCTTTGGAGCGTTTTGCCTTTCAGTCACCATCGCCATAGTCGGCGGACGCATGGGGATGATCACCTCAGCGACTGGCTCGACAGCACTTTTGATGACAGGGCTTGTGGCGACTGGTAATGCCGTTGGTGAAGGCCTAGGCCTTGCCTATTTGATGGCAGCAGGCCTATTGACTGGGCTCTTGCAAATCCTTTGGGGTTATTTGAGACTTGCCTATCAAATGCGTTTTGTTCCTCAAGGGGTTCTAAGTGGATTTGTGAATGCACTCGCCTTATTGATTTTTCAAGCTCAATTACCCCAATTAGGCCTGAATCTGCATTACGGAGAAGCTGTAGTTAGCGATCATGCCACCCAGATTTTGCCTACTGGTGGACAGATCCCTTTGGTTTGGGGGTTGGTGATCCTTGGCTTGGTGATTATTTATGGCTTACCACGCTTGACTCGCTTGCTGCCTTCTCAGCTCGTGGCCATCATTGTTTTGACGATCATTAGCATCGGCTTCGGCTTCGATATTCCAACCGTTAAAGATTTAGGACATCTCCCGACTGGTCTTCCTAGTTTCACACTTCCATTTGGGTCATTAGCAGATGGGAAAGTGCCATTCAACCTCGAAACATTTGGATTGGTGTTACCCACAGCTCTCGCGGTTTCCTTGGTTGGGCTGATTGAGACTTTCCTCACCCAAGACATCGTTGATGATTTAACTGATACCACATCAAACAAGAATGTTGAGGCTCGAGGCCAGGGAATCGCAAACGTTGTCTCCTCTCTTTTTGGAGGAATGGCCGGTTGTGCACTTGTCGGTCAATCGGTAATGAATACAGAGAATGGTGGGCGTAGCAGACTTTCAACATTGTTTTCTGGCGTCAGTTTATTGTTAATGATCTTGGTGGGTCGAGTCTGGTTAGAACAAATCCCTATGGCGGCATTAGTGGCTGTGATGATTGCGATTGCTGTCAGTACTGCTGATATCCGCGGACTCCGACAGCTCAAAAAGATTCCTCGTAGCGATACAGCTGTGATGCTGATGACTTTTGCCGTCACCATGCTCACCACACCCCATAATTTGGCGCTGGGAGTTTTAGCGGGTGTTGCACTCGCAGGAATACTCTTCAGCCGTAAAGTTGCCAAAGTGATCCGTGTCAGTGTTATTCAAGTCAACCCTGATGAGCTTCGTTATGAAGTCAGTGGACAATTGTTCTTCGTGAGCAAGGTTTATTTTTTACAGGGCTTTGATATTCACAAGCACCCTGCCAAAGTGACGATCGATATGTCGCGAGCACACATCTGGGACCAAAGCGGAGTTGCTGCGTTGGATCAGGTGATCCGCAAGCTTCGCCTTGGAGGATCGGAAGTCGAGGTGGTGGGCCTTAACAAGGAAAGTCTTGATCTATTTGAACGCATAGGCGGCAATCAAGAGCCTGCTCATATCTAG
- a CDS encoding FAD-binding protein: protein MDDIPALMRSLQLKRKPLMVCSGGTTSRCAAEGHWTLDLRQSCRQIHFDPSTQHVEIGAGQTMESLLRELAKHGRSFPTGLSGLPGLGYILNGGISPLSRSQGLAIDQILEIKGVWGDGESFVLSKPEAACCSEDQLAWRGLCGAAPFLAVITDLKLQTHLLQPLRIWQSNLTFEQLLELIHQAESWPDSLSLQWIWGDEVHAYGVLLSADAAAVATFNQLQKTTLCTNVVEIDDVAGIHELPPFALPVVSNAAIGRCHSEVVALLGPAWGSGCQGVITALAELMAERPDPRCSLAVQQLGGVASRQRKDVSSLIHREAIWKPWITAAWPAGDSHIRALSLNWLEKVWATLEPYCAGVHLAQMHPHLPWHQRELKAAFGEWLPGLQELKARHDPNGILPSL, encoded by the coding sequence GTGGATGACATTCCTGCGCTGATGCGCTCGCTACAGCTCAAACGTAAACCCTTAATGGTTTGCAGCGGAGGCACAACCAGTCGCTGTGCAGCTGAAGGACACTGGACTCTGGATCTGCGCCAAAGCTGTCGCCAGATCCATTTCGATCCCAGCACCCAACACGTGGAGATTGGGGCTGGTCAGACAATGGAGAGTCTTCTCAGGGAACTCGCCAAGCACGGACGAAGTTTTCCCACAGGGCTATCAGGGCTGCCAGGCCTCGGTTACATCCTCAATGGAGGCATCAGCCCTTTGAGTCGCAGTCAAGGATTAGCAATTGATCAAATCCTTGAGATCAAAGGTGTATGGGGCGATGGAGAAAGCTTTGTTCTCTCCAAGCCGGAAGCTGCTTGCTGCTCTGAAGATCAATTGGCTTGGCGTGGCCTCTGCGGAGCAGCTCCTTTTCTGGCTGTGATCACAGACCTGAAGCTTCAGACACATCTGCTGCAACCGCTGCGTATCTGGCAATCAAATTTGACGTTTGAACAGCTGTTGGAGCTTATCCATCAGGCTGAAAGCTGGCCTGATTCGTTAAGCCTGCAGTGGATCTGGGGGGATGAAGTCCACGCTTACGGAGTGCTTCTTTCTGCCGATGCTGCCGCTGTTGCGACATTCAATCAGCTGCAAAAAACAACTCTCTGCACAAACGTTGTTGAAATTGACGATGTTGCTGGCATACATGAATTGCCACCATTTGCATTGCCTGTTGTTTCGAACGCAGCGATTGGGCGTTGCCACTCTGAAGTCGTTGCATTGCTTGGCCCTGCTTGGGGGTCTGGCTGTCAGGGAGTGATCACGGCCCTTGCCGAACTGATGGCAGAACGCCCAGATCCAAGGTGTTCCTTGGCTGTTCAACAACTCGGCGGAGTCGCCAGTCGGCAACGCAAGGATGTCAGTTCTTTGATTCACCGTGAGGCGATCTGGAAACCATGGATCACGGCAGCCTGGCCGGCTGGAGATAGCCATATCAGAGCGCTAAGTCTCAACTGGCTAGAGAAGGTATGGGCAACGCTTGAGCCTTATTGCGCAGGAGTTCATCTGGCTCAGATGCATCCGCATCTGCCATGGCATCAGCGGGAGCTGAAAGCAGCATTCGGCGAATGGTTACCAGGTCTTCAAGAACTTAAGGCTCGTCATGACCCAAACGGTATTTTGCCGTCGCTTTGA
- a CDS encoding sirohydrochlorin chelatase: MNPASLDHPDGHLGILICGHGSRNRLAVEEFAQLVKALKPKFPTIPVEYGYLEFARPVLREGLDRLLEQGVKRVLAVPAMLFAAGHAKNDIPSVLNNYAAEKGLIIDYGRELGINDLMIGAAGARLKEALESAPDVPLCETLLVVVGRGSSDPDANSNVAKITRMLVEGFGFGWGETVYSGVTFPLVEPGLRYLVRLGFRRIIVFPYFLFSGVLVSRIRQHTKRVADDHPKIEFLAAKYLGDHPLVIETFRDRIDEILRGGNTAMNCSLCKYRSELLGFENEVGLAQESHHHHVEGLTESCTLCKKECTGACQPDGIPVSLKEKAHDHDHDHDHDHDHDHSHDHSHAHYPYPHAEHPFGPVSLRKSSETET; the protein is encoded by the coding sequence GTGAATCCTGCATCCTTAGATCATCCAGATGGTCATCTCGGCATCCTGATCTGTGGGCATGGCAGTCGGAATCGCTTAGCCGTTGAGGAGTTTGCCCAATTAGTCAAGGCGCTCAAGCCAAAATTCCCCACAATTCCCGTTGAATACGGCTACCTGGAATTTGCCCGTCCAGTGCTCAGAGAAGGCCTTGATCGGCTACTTGAACAAGGCGTGAAGAGGGTTCTTGCAGTCCCGGCGATGTTGTTTGCCGCAGGCCATGCCAAAAATGACATCCCCTCCGTACTCAACAACTACGCAGCTGAAAAGGGGTTAATCATTGATTACGGACGCGAACTCGGCATTAACGACTTAATGATCGGTGCGGCCGGCGCCCGCTTGAAAGAGGCGCTTGAATCTGCTCCTGACGTCCCACTTTGCGAGACGCTCCTGGTGGTCGTAGGTCGTGGCTCCTCAGATCCTGATGCCAATTCCAATGTGGCCAAAATCACCAGGATGTTGGTGGAAGGCTTCGGATTCGGTTGGGGGGAAACCGTGTATTCCGGCGTCACCTTCCCCCTTGTGGAGCCTGGCTTGCGTTACCTAGTACGCCTCGGTTTCCGCCGCATCATCGTGTTTCCTTACTTCCTCTTCTCAGGGGTGTTGGTGAGTCGGATTCGACAGCACACAAAGCGGGTTGCAGATGATCATCCCAAAATTGAGTTTCTTGCGGCCAAATACCTCGGAGACCACCCCCTTGTCATCGAGACCTTCCGGGATCGCATTGACGAGATCTTGCGTGGCGGAAATACCGCAATGAACTGTTCGCTATGTAAATACAGGTCTGAGCTTCTCGGCTTTGAAAACGAAGTTGGTCTTGCGCAGGAAAGCCATCACCATCACGTCGAAGGCCTTACAGAGAGCTGCACCCTGTGCAAAAAGGAGTGCACCGGTGCCTGTCAGCCCGACGGCATACCAGTGTCCCTAAAGGAAAAGGCTCATGACCATGACCATGACCATGACCATGACCATGACCATGACCACAGCCATGACCACAGCCATGCTCACTATCCCTATCCCCATGCTGAACATCCATTTGGTCCAGTCAGCCTGAGAAAATCAAGCGAAACTGAAACCTAA
- a CDS encoding DUF2811 domain-containing protein, with amino-acid sequence MDRNHLERCVEINDACQSVEATSTYVSLEAEIPEVLYRGMKEFIGSHPNWDQYRVMSSAIAHFLFQNGCGDRAVTERYLNDLFSHAEA; translated from the coding sequence ATGGATCGAAATCACCTCGAGCGCTGCGTTGAAATCAATGATGCTTGCCAATCAGTTGAGGCCACTTCCACCTATGTGAGCCTTGAAGCAGAAATTCCAGAAGTGCTCTATCGAGGCATGAAGGAATTCATCGGGTCACATCCCAACTGGGACCAATACCGTGTGATGAGTTCAGCCATCGCCCATTTCCTGTTTCAAAACGGCTGCGGGGATCGAGCCGTTACTGAGCGGTATCTCAATGACCTTTTTAGCCACGCCGAGGCCTAA